The genomic segment CCGGCGCAGCGCTCCCCGTGATACCCTCTGCTTCATCATCCGGCATGAAAGGGGCTCGACGACCTCGTGCGTCACCGCGCTCTCACCGGCTTCCTGTTCACCCTCGTGGTCGCAGCACTTCCTCTCGCCGCGGGCGCAAATCCAGACGTCAGAAGCGCCAGCGAACCGACAGCACCGCGACCCACGGAACCTTTCCGCGTGCTCACACTCAACATCCAGCTCGACGGTCAGGAACGCCTGCCCGCGCTCATCGACCTCATCCGGAAGACGCAAGCCGACGTCGTGGGGCTGCAAGAGTGCGGATCAAGTGCGCGACCCATCGCGGAAGCGCTGGGCTTTGGATTGGTGAAGCAAGACGACGACCGCGCGATTCTATCACGGTTCCCTGTTCTGGGAACCACGCCCGCCCGACAGGGCGCCCTGATCATGACGCCGGGTGGCAGGGCTGTAGCGGTGTTCAACGCACACCTGTACTACACACCCTACCAGCCCTATCAGCTGCTGGGCATCCCCTACCAGGGCGCTCCCTTCGTGAGCACCGCCGCAGATGCCATTGCCGCTGCGGAGAGCGCGCGAGGAAAGGATGTGCGAGAGATGCTGGCCGACGTGGCCACCGTCGACCCACGAGCCCCCATGATCGTGATGGGAGACTTCAACGAGCCTTCACATCTCGACTGGACCGCCCGCGCCGCCCGTGCGAAGCGACATCCCCTCGAAGTGGCCTGGCCCTCCACGCTGGCGTTCGAGCGCGCCGGCTTCACAGACTCATGGAGAGCGCTTCATCCCAACGAGATCGCTGACCCCGGTTTCACCTGGACGCCCAACACCTCGGTCACCGACCCGCGCGACCATCACGACCGCATCGACTTCATTCTCGCGCGCGGCGATCGGCTGCACGCAACCCATGTCGACATCGTGGGTGAGAACGCACTGCACGCCCAGATCGTGGTCTCCCCCTATCCCACCGATCACCGAGCCGTTCTCACCACATTCGAGATCCACTGAGCGTCGCAAGCGCAGACCTCAGACAGCACAGCCCTGACACGCGCATCTCACGCACGTGATCAGTGCTTGAGCGTCTTCTTCAAGAACCCCTTGAGGTCCCAGGCGGGAACGCCGCTCTCGGCGGGGTATCGGAAATTGGTGATCTTCCACTTCTTGCCGGACGGCTTCAGCGCGACCGTCACCCGCACCACCGGCTGGGCTGCGCCACGGCCGAAGTCGAATCCGACGGGCACGAGCGCCAGTGCGCCCTTGCGGGTCGGCACCATGACCGAGAAGCGCTTCACGACCG from the Pseudomonadota bacterium genome contains:
- a CDS encoding endonuclease/exonuclease/phosphatase family protein, with the protein product MRHRALTGFLFTLVVAALPLAAGANPDVRSASEPTAPRPTEPFRVLTLNIQLDGQERLPALIDLIRKTQADVVGLQECGSSARPIAEALGFGLVKQDDDRAILSRFPVLGTTPARQGALIMTPGGRAVAVFNAHLYYTPYQPYQLLGIPYQGAPFVSTAADAIAAAESARGKDVREMLADVATVDPRAPMIVMGDFNEPSHLDWTARAARAKRHPLEVAWPSTLAFERAGFTDSWRALHPNEIADPGFTWTPNTSVTDPRDHHDRIDFILARGDRLHATHVDIVGENALHAQIVVSPYPTDHRAVLTTFEIH